The proteins below come from a single Papaver somniferum cultivar HN1 chromosome 11, ASM357369v1, whole genome shotgun sequence genomic window:
- the LOC113325290 gene encoding 60S ribosomal protein L8-3-like, with protein sequence MSGNSESSNPSTPPPTTTFADVHSSENQPLLDCENNNTMVAQVAGGGSTEKAALEAGNASHKCRIKRNRGPRIHGVANGSKKRKRKKVCRHICGDHFSSVRRIGINAFKYPHGPWSIGGDRVTVSSASRDAPPGKKLGLIASRRTGRLRGQVAAVDEA encoded by the coding sequence ATGTCTGGAAATTCAGAATCTTCAAACCCTTCTACCCCACCACCAACAACTACTTTCGCTGATGTTCATTCTTCAGAGAACCAACCTCTCTTAGATTGTgaaaacaacaatactatggtcgCCCAAGTTGCTGGTGGAGGAAGTACTGAGAAGGCCGCGTTGGAGGCGGGAAATGCTTCCCACAAATGCAGAATAAAGAGGAACCGAGGGCCTAGGATTCATGGTGTTGCTAAcggatcaaagaaaagaaaacgtAAAAAGGTTTGTAGACATATTTGTGGTGATCATTTCAGTTCTGTCCGCCGTATTGGAATCAATGCATTTAAGTATCCTCACGGACCTTGGAGTATTGGTGGTGACCGTGTTACTGTCAGTAGTGCTAGCCGTGATGCACCTCCTGGAAAAAAGCTTGGTCTCATTGCTTCTAGGAGAA